From the genome of Schaalia dentiphila ATCC 17982, one region includes:
- a CDS encoding transposase, whose product MRKFSKHTPEQIVVKLEKAEALRGEGMSTAQACRVLGISEATLCRWRQRYGSMNRSEAKELRELREQNARLKQLLGQAELEKAALRELAEGNF is encoded by the coding sequence ATGAGGAAGTTCTCGAAGCACACGCCTGAGCAGATTGTCGTGAAGCTGGAGAAGGCCGAAGCATTGCGAGGTGAGGGCATGAGTACGGCCCAGGCCTGCCGCGTGCTGGGTATCAGCGAGGCGACGTTGTGCCGGTGGCGCCAGCGTTATGGGTCAATGAATCGTAGTGAGGCCAAGGAACTGCGTGAGTTGCGCGAGCAAAACGCGCGCCTCAAACAGTTGCTGGGCCAAGCAGAGCTGGAGAAGGCAGCACTGCGAGAGTTGGCGGAGGGAAACTTCTAA
- a CDS encoding L,D-transpeptidase family protein gives MLKVLSLRTKWAIGVVSALVLLVVCAGVVYAANYSGRALPGTSVAGTSVAGMTRDQVVSTVNQRADATNVTLTVEGKTTKASLNEAGISVDADETADAAMKGSTSFPAFVSALFSERDIEPVVTVSEESIKKLAASANSTLTSEMKDASVIVAQDGQSFTVTPAQMGNGVSAEDVAAAVKQAGATLTSVTQDLSVHQMEPSITTENAQAAAEKANALLETNIEISDGIDTFSAERSDKVQWVEFLTKDDGSLDTPSISTVKVADWVNALAATTDVKPQNRVDNVDSSGNVLTVAREGKKGLKTNNTEQVTKDIIAAMTDGKAYEGLFHYDDVEPGSETKQVAEGTENLVYQAAEGEKWVDISLADNSVTAYIGGKVAGGPYYMVPGAPDTPTVTGTFHVYLKYDVQTMRGENADGTKYETEGVPWVTYFTGSYAMHGAPWRSSFGWSGYGGSHGCVNMPVDAAKFIYDWTDMGDTVVVHY, from the coding sequence ATGCTCAAAGTACTATCCCTGAGAACCAAGTGGGCGATCGGCGTTGTGAGCGCCCTCGTCCTCCTCGTCGTGTGCGCCGGCGTCGTCTACGCCGCCAACTACTCCGGACGCGCCCTGCCCGGAACCAGCGTCGCTGGGACCTCCGTGGCGGGCATGACCCGCGACCAGGTCGTCTCCACCGTGAACCAGCGCGCCGACGCCACCAACGTGACCCTGACCGTCGAAGGCAAGACCACCAAGGCCTCGCTCAACGAAGCGGGTATTTCGGTCGACGCCGACGAAACCGCCGACGCCGCGATGAAGGGCTCCACGTCCTTCCCCGCCTTCGTGAGCGCCCTGTTCTCCGAGCGCGACATTGAGCCCGTCGTCACCGTCAGCGAAGAGTCGATCAAGAAGCTCGCGGCGAGTGCGAACTCGACCCTCACCTCGGAAATGAAGGACGCCTCGGTCATCGTCGCCCAAGATGGCCAATCCTTCACCGTCACCCCCGCGCAGATGGGCAACGGCGTGTCCGCTGAGGACGTGGCCGCCGCCGTGAAGCAGGCGGGTGCTACCCTCACCTCCGTCACCCAGGACCTGAGCGTGCACCAGATGGAGCCCTCCATCACCACTGAGAACGCTCAGGCCGCCGCCGAGAAGGCCAACGCCCTCCTCGAGACGAACATCGAGATCTCCGACGGTATCGACACCTTCAGCGCCGAGCGCTCCGACAAGGTCCAGTGGGTTGAATTCCTCACCAAGGATGACGGCAGCCTGGATACTCCCTCGATCAGCACCGTCAAGGTCGCCGACTGGGTGAACGCGCTGGCCGCCACCACCGACGTCAAGCCACAGAACCGCGTCGACAACGTCGATTCCTCCGGCAACGTTCTGACTGTCGCCCGCGAGGGTAAGAAGGGCCTTAAGACCAACAACACCGAGCAGGTCACCAAAGACATCATCGCCGCCATGACCGACGGCAAGGCTTACGAGGGTCTGTTCCACTACGACGATGTTGAGCCCGGCTCCGAGACCAAGCAGGTCGCCGAAGGCACCGAAAACCTGGTCTACCAGGCAGCCGAAGGTGAAAAGTGGGTCGACATTAGTCTCGCCGACAACTCCGTGACCGCCTACATTGGCGGCAAGGTCGCCGGCGGCCCCTACTACATGGTTCCCGGCGCACCTGACACCCCGACCGTCACCGGTACCTTCCACGTGTACCTCAAGTACGACGTGCAGACCATGCGCGGCGAGAACGCCGACGGAACCAAGTACGAGACCGAAGGTGTCCCGTGGGTCACCTACTTCACCGGCTCCTACGCGATGCACGGCGCCCCCTGGCGCTCCTCCTTCGGCTGGAGCGGCTACGGCGGCTCCCACGGCTGCGTGAACATGCCCGTCGACGCCGCGAAGTTCATCTACGACTGGACCGACATGGGCGACACGGTGGTCGTGCACTACTGA
- a CDS encoding ROK family transcriptional regulator has product MTWQPKDELASAVALEVLIHGPLGRAELARRLGLAPATLTRISTELIASGLLAEVPEATQRTSGRPTIPLDVVPSSHYFLGIKLTDSALDATVIDLKATPRDSYRVPLDSLTPIRVIRAIADLAHRARSAYRIDAIGIAVGGIVNADGTVESAPFLKWHDVPLASLVSEATRLPAFVANDLSAYTQIQHWFGSGTGHSNFAVITVGVGVGYGCVANGARLENEDSGIGLVGHWPLDPLGPICSQGHRGCAEAMLTTPAICRDASAAVGRPLEWNDVITLASEKHPAVEAILAASGRALGRLIGLVASLTAPELVIIGGEGVALASLSGDAVREGIGEVRDPRATSIRVTLSDGSNEAWSRGAGVIALQGYIAARAA; this is encoded by the coding sequence ATGACCTGGCAGCCCAAAGACGAGCTCGCTTCTGCGGTCGCGCTCGAAGTCCTCATCCACGGCCCGCTCGGCCGCGCTGAACTGGCCCGACGCCTCGGCCTGGCCCCCGCGACGCTCACACGCATCTCGACGGAGCTCATCGCCTCGGGCCTCCTCGCCGAGGTTCCCGAAGCGACCCAGCGCACCTCCGGTCGCCCGACCATCCCCCTCGACGTCGTCCCCTCCTCGCACTACTTCCTGGGCATCAAGCTGACGGATAGCGCACTCGACGCCACCGTCATCGACCTGAAGGCGACCCCTCGCGACTCCTACCGAGTCCCCCTCGACTCCCTCACGCCCATCCGCGTCATCCGGGCGATCGCAGACCTGGCCCACCGTGCCCGCTCGGCCTACCGCATCGACGCGATCGGCATCGCTGTCGGCGGCATCGTGAACGCCGACGGCACCGTCGAGTCGGCACCCTTCCTCAAGTGGCACGACGTCCCGCTCGCTTCCCTCGTCTCCGAGGCGACCCGCTTGCCCGCCTTCGTCGCAAACGACCTGTCTGCCTACACGCAGATCCAGCACTGGTTCGGGTCGGGCACCGGCCACTCCAACTTCGCCGTCATCACGGTCGGCGTGGGCGTGGGCTACGGGTGCGTCGCGAACGGGGCGCGCCTGGAGAACGAGGACTCGGGCATCGGCCTCGTCGGGCACTGGCCGTTGGATCCCCTCGGGCCCATCTGCTCCCAGGGGCACCGGGGTTGCGCCGAAGCAATGCTGACGACCCCCGCAATCTGCCGGGACGCGTCGGCCGCCGTCGGCCGACCCCTCGAATGGAATGACGTCATCACCCTCGCTTCTGAGAAGCACCCCGCGGTGGAGGCAATTCTGGCGGCGTCGGGGCGCGCCCTCGGCAGGCTCATCGGCCTAGTGGCGTCATTGACGGCGCCCGAGCTCGTGATCATCGGCGGCGAGGGGGTCGCTCTCGCATCCCTGAGCGGCGATGCCGTCCGGGAGGGCATCGGCGAAGTGCGCGACCCGCGAGCCACCTCGATTCGCGTCACCCTCTCCGACGGCTCCAACGAGGCCTGGTCTCGTGGTGCCGGCGTCATTGCGTTGCAGGGCTACATCGCGGCCCGAGCCGCGTAG
- a CDS encoding AMP-binding protein encodes MTAPRLLVVPGGTAIGAVALANASIHKLVELHEERQADPNHPAPHTVVILRTPEDVPPATLRGSAVAPEEAFPEDRYPGLAEAINADPHFFDGIDLVVPTSGSSAGSPRLVGLSIEALMASAKATELALEGPGRWILAMPAHHIAGAMILLRAAVAETNPQIVDTSEGFDPRALLPAIQGATQDDMPGYLSLVPTQLAQCLDAGEEVVGPMRSLASILVGGAATNQQLLARATEAGLKVRLTYGMTETAGGCVYDGKPLPGTSVRAVDWDGRTRLAIHGPTLMTRYLDAESPFFDEGGHRWLLTGDLGIIRASGTVEVRGRADDVIVSGGLSIAPGPVRPAVRSFEGVSDAWIMGTPDEKWGHVVTALVVVDQMPSDSLEMAELGSAIREHAAAHIGRAQAPRRIVAVESLPYLGFDKIDRAAAAQAAAEASGTEREWVR; translated from the coding sequence ATGACTGCGCCGCGACTTCTTGTTGTGCCCGGGGGCACCGCTATCGGCGCGGTCGCGCTGGCGAATGCGTCGATTCATAAGCTCGTGGAGCTCCACGAGGAGCGCCAGGCGGACCCGAATCATCCGGCGCCGCACACGGTCGTCATCCTGCGCACCCCCGAGGATGTGCCACCGGCGACACTACGCGGCTCCGCGGTAGCCCCCGAGGAGGCTTTCCCGGAGGACCGTTACCCCGGCCTCGCCGAGGCGATCAACGCGGACCCGCATTTCTTCGACGGTATTGACCTGGTTGTCCCGACGTCGGGGTCGAGCGCGGGCAGCCCGCGCCTCGTTGGCCTGTCGATCGAGGCGCTCATGGCCTCGGCGAAGGCGACCGAGCTGGCCCTAGAGGGCCCGGGCCGTTGGATCTTGGCGATGCCGGCGCACCATATCGCGGGCGCGATGATCCTGCTGCGCGCGGCCGTCGCGGAGACGAACCCGCAGATCGTCGACACCTCCGAGGGCTTTGACCCCCGCGCCCTCCTGCCTGCGATTCAGGGCGCCACGCAGGACGACATGCCCGGCTACCTGTCGCTCGTTCCCACCCAGCTCGCCCAGTGCCTCGACGCTGGCGAGGAGGTCGTGGGACCGATGCGCTCCCTGGCGTCGATCCTCGTGGGTGGGGCGGCGACCAACCAGCAGCTGCTGGCACGCGCCACCGAGGCGGGCCTGAAGGTGCGCCTCACCTACGGCATGACGGAGACGGCGGGCGGCTGCGTGTACGACGGCAAGCCGCTGCCGGGCACGTCAGTGCGCGCGGTGGATTGGGACGGGCGCACGCGCCTGGCGATCCACGGCCCGACGCTCATGACCCGCTACCTGGACGCGGAGAGCCCCTTCTTCGACGAGGGCGGCCACCGTTGGCTGCTCACCGGGGACCTGGGCATTATCCGGGCTTCGGGGACGGTGGAGGTGCGCGGCCGCGCCGACGACGTGATCGTCTCGGGCGGCCTGTCGATCGCGCCGGGTCCGGTGCGCCCCGCGGTGCGTTCCTTCGAGGGCGTGTCGGACGCGTGGATTATGGGCACCCCGGACGAGAAGTGGGGCCACGTGGTGACCGCGCTCGTGGTTGTCGATCAGATGCCGTCGGATTCGCTGGAGATGGCGGAGCTCGGCTCGGCGATCCGCGAGCATGCGGCGGCACACATCGGGCGCGCGCAGGCTCCTCGCCGGATTGTGGCCGTCGAGTCCCTCCCCTACCTGGGCTTCGACAAGATCGACCGCGCCGCCGCCGCGCAGGCTGCGGCCGAGGCCTCGGGTACCGAGCGGGAGTGGGTGCGCTAA
- a CDS encoding DUF4853 domain-containing protein: MHSIEDFGRDIEPALIQVRNELINENSFELRHGDDAISSQPTGDQTLYSLNSPTIYFLEDNVDKARTAFESHLTPLGFTVTVDEQMTDKEGKLTWIVARNPTYGISASAYIRDSKRSSFHYETEMLSSDGSTDDPQQLADIPGRRPDWLIPTPTT, encoded by the coding sequence ATGCACTCCATCGAGGACTTTGGACGCGATATCGAGCCGGCCCTGATCCAGGTACGTAACGAGCTCATCAACGAGAACAGCTTTGAGCTGCGCCATGGAGACGACGCGATTTCCAGCCAACCAACGGGAGATCAAACACTCTACAGCCTCAATTCCCCAACCATTTATTTTCTTGAAGACAATGTCGACAAGGCACGGACGGCGTTTGAAAGTCATCTGACCCCTCTCGGCTTCACGGTCACGGTGGACGAACAAATGACGGACAAGGAAGGAAAATTGACTTGGATCGTCGCACGGAACCCCACCTACGGGATTAGCGCCAGCGCCTACATCCGTGATTCCAAGCGTTCTTCCTTCCACTACGAGACCGAAATGCTCAGCTCCGATGGATCAACGGACGACCCTCAGCAGCTCGCCGACATCCCGGGCCGCCGACCCGACTGGCTCATCCCTACCCCCACGACCTGA
- a CDS encoding alpha/beta hydrolase, with protein sequence MECENKQRKLQAEGDNLAADLESLSGSGQTVQAARSSLRQQISSIERQVNHLISTAEICSAGAHGIDRLRANIDDALQLANTWGMSIDASGNVSMDATQVQKLVDEGKSRSELKSLVKTAQERVNTALKQAQELVESLSQKLAALEAGTFDNNVHYSATIKSRPTLPPADASPQEVASWWSSLSDEDKQWMIHEHPDVIGNLEGVDYTSRNEANRIMLPRLKEQAEADLQKFYDDNGPYIEPALRSERDRLKNRVTALEQIEETLERENTENPPVPRYLMQLDASGPNILAAVSQNDPDDADHIGVIVPGMTTSVADSLGEYDGHATTLRKSAETAATNGKKVAMVEFFGYDAPPGPAEASFTIMANNGAPKLASFLNGIDAVREHGAGDAHITVASHSYGSTTAGIAATLVNDGVIDDLVQFGSPGSGVQDVSEFHVPEGHTYVSAAPYENDMVQGLGPNPWFGKNPDTMDGYKHLSGDVGPTKWGLLPIGVIPIPIPKPFAQHSGYFEEETQANRDIASVIGGNPNV encoded by the coding sequence GTGGAGTGTGAAAATAAGCAGCGCAAGCTGCAGGCAGAAGGTGACAACCTCGCTGCAGACCTTGAAAGCCTGTCGGGGAGCGGACAGACCGTCCAGGCCGCTCGCAGCTCGCTCCGTCAGCAAATCTCCTCGATCGAGCGGCAGGTGAATCACCTCATCAGCACGGCTGAGATCTGTAGCGCGGGCGCACATGGGATCGACAGGCTTCGCGCGAATATCGACGACGCACTCCAGCTGGCCAACACGTGGGGCATGTCTATTGACGCGAGCGGAAACGTGTCGATGGATGCCACCCAGGTACAAAAGCTCGTCGACGAGGGCAAGAGCAGGAGCGAGCTGAAGTCCCTGGTTAAAACCGCTCAGGAACGTGTCAACACTGCCCTCAAGCAGGCCCAGGAACTCGTCGAGTCTCTCTCGCAGAAGCTCGCGGCCCTCGAGGCAGGTACCTTCGACAACAACGTGCACTACTCCGCAACGATCAAGAGTCGCCCCACGTTGCCCCCAGCCGACGCCTCCCCGCAGGAAGTCGCATCCTGGTGGAGTTCCCTGTCCGACGAGGACAAGCAGTGGATGATCCACGAGCACCCCGACGTCATCGGCAACCTCGAGGGCGTCGACTACACGTCGCGTAACGAAGCGAATCGCATCATGCTGCCTCGTCTTAAGGAACAGGCCGAGGCTGACCTTCAAAAGTTCTACGATGACAATGGGCCGTATATCGAGCCAGCTCTGCGTTCTGAACGAGATCGCCTGAAGAACCGCGTGACAGCCCTCGAGCAGATCGAAGAAACTCTGGAGCGAGAGAATACAGAGAATCCCCCAGTCCCACGCTACCTGATGCAGTTGGATGCCTCCGGACCAAACATTCTCGCGGCCGTCTCCCAGAATGATCCGGATGATGCCGATCACATCGGCGTCATCGTTCCCGGTATGACAACAAGCGTCGCAGACTCCCTGGGCGAATATGACGGGCATGCGACAACCCTGCGTAAATCGGCAGAAACTGCGGCGACAAACGGCAAAAAGGTCGCCATGGTCGAATTCTTCGGCTACGACGCACCTCCCGGCCCTGCCGAGGCTTCCTTCACCATCATGGCTAACAATGGTGCACCGAAGCTCGCCAGCTTCCTGAACGGCATCGACGCGGTGCGAGAGCACGGGGCCGGTGACGCCCACATCACCGTCGCCAGCCACTCCTACGGCTCGACCACGGCGGGTATCGCCGCGACGCTGGTTAACGATGGCGTCATCGACGACTTGGTTCAATTCGGTTCGCCCGGCTCGGGCGTGCAGGATGTGAGCGAGTTCCACGTCCCCGAAGGACACACGTACGTGAGTGCTGCTCCCTACGAGAACGACATGGTCCAAGGACTCGGACCAAACCCCTGGTTCGGTAAGAATCCCGACACTATGGACGGCTATAAGCATCTGTCAGGCGACGTCGGTCCTACTAAATGGGGCCTCCTACCAATTGGCGTGATCCCGATCCCCATCCCCAAGCCTTTCGCTCAGCACAGCGGCTACTTTGAAGAGGAGACGCAGGCGAACCGTGACATTGCCAGCGTCATTGGAGGTAACCCAAACGTATGA
- a CDS encoding IS3 family transposase — protein MVGQGFSQRLACRVAGLSRSAYCRTRAAGGAKTLRDHGPVRQWMNDFATTHRRWGYKRAWARAKSEGIIVGRDTFRRLWRAEGLRVRPRKAHKPRTAPRLQRLVKASAPGQVWAIDFQFDSDWKGRVFKVCNLIDEFTRQHLAFRVERRMGAADVIEMLDLAALTHGAPQVLRADNGPEFIAAAMGRWASEHDTLQAFIPPGQPWHNGFVESLHNRMRDELLEDNMFEDLNHARALIGAWSHRYNEEHPHSALGWLSPNQYVHQWAQHHQ, from the coding sequence CTGGTTGGTCAGGGGTTTTCTCAGCGTCTTGCATGCCGCGTTGCCGGGCTGTCGCGGTCAGCGTATTGCCGGACCCGCGCGGCGGGCGGGGCGAAAACGCTGCGTGATCATGGGCCTGTGCGCCAGTGGATGAACGATTTTGCCACCACGCATCGACGCTGGGGCTATAAACGCGCCTGGGCGCGGGCCAAGAGCGAGGGCATCATCGTGGGGCGTGATACGTTCCGGCGCTTGTGGCGCGCCGAAGGGCTGCGCGTGCGCCCGCGCAAAGCCCACAAGCCCCGCACTGCGCCGCGCCTACAGCGCCTGGTCAAGGCCAGCGCCCCTGGGCAGGTGTGGGCCATTGATTTCCAGTTCGATTCGGACTGGAAGGGACGCGTGTTCAAGGTCTGTAACCTCATCGATGAGTTCACGCGCCAGCACCTGGCTTTCCGCGTCGAGCGGCGCATGGGAGCGGCCGACGTGATCGAAATGCTTGACCTGGCTGCCCTAACCCATGGAGCACCCCAGGTGCTGCGCGCCGATAACGGGCCTGAATTCATCGCCGCAGCCATGGGGCGCTGGGCCAGCGAGCACGACACGCTCCAAGCATTCATCCCACCGGGCCAGCCGTGGCATAACGGGTTCGTAGAGTCCTTACACAACCGCATGCGCGATGAACTCCTGGAAGACAACATGTTCGAAGACCTCAACCACGCGCGCGCCCTCATCGGCGCCTGGTCCCACCGCTACAATGAAGAACACCCCCACAGTGCGCTGGGCTGGCTCTCACCCAACCAATACGTGCACCAATGGGCACAACACCACCAATAA
- a CDS encoding DUF4853 domain-containing protein: MKKALPLILSIFSVVLFTVSAITLYCGGFMNPFPPKVKTVEAFQRDLEPTIIAARNELLTAENFMAYKNGYQIDTYSKRGETICSFQSRTFFFAELDTDHIRDTYNKHLLPLGFKLSEKRWTSGGVELANFLWTNEEYHAVVTSTTRLGEQTAMFYYTQGTPTDGSTGNPPQLIDQPGRIPDWFDPNLPPADQK, from the coding sequence ATGAAAAAAGCACTCCCCCTCATTCTCTCGATTTTCTCAGTCGTCTTATTTACCGTCAGTGCAATCACACTCTATTGCGGAGGTTTCATGAACCCCTTTCCCCCCAAGGTCAAAACTGTTGAAGCGTTCCAGCGCGACCTTGAGCCCACCATCATTGCCGCGCGCAACGAGCTTCTCACTGCTGAGAACTTCATGGCGTACAAAAACGGCTATCAAATCGACACTTATTCCAAACGTGGCGAAACCATCTGTTCTTTCCAGTCACGCACTTTTTTCTTCGCCGAGCTGGACACAGACCACATCCGCGACACCTACAACAAGCACCTCCTCCCCCTCGGATTCAAACTCTCCGAAAAACGCTGGACATCGGGTGGAGTCGAACTCGCGAACTTCCTGTGGACCAACGAGGAGTACCACGCTGTAGTGACATCAACGACACGTCTCGGAGAACAGACCGCCATGTTCTACTACACGCAGGGGACCCCTACAGACGGATCCACTGGTAACCCACCGCAGCTCATCGACCAGCCCGGACGCATCCCCGACTGGTTCGACCCCAACCTCCCTCCAGCAGACCAGAAATGA
- a CDS encoding 1,4-dihydroxy-2-naphthoate polyprenyltransferase, with product MASVSDWIEGARLRTLPAAAAPVIVGSAAAHYLGGFSAARAALALLVALALQVGVNYANDYSDGIRGTDDNRKGPARLTGGGLAKPKTVLAAALGSFAVAGVAGLALVAVSGTWWLIAAGAAAVVAAWFYTGGKHPYAYLGIGLSELMVFVFFGLLACVGTAWTQVQSAPWWLWMSASALGLLSVALLMANNIRDIPTDRESGKMTAAVRLGDHPSRWAFAACAWIPVALIVVLGVAVGLHPFATSALGVGAGAWAAGVSLPVLTGASRRELITVLRNTGFFTLAWALLAALALLLS from the coding sequence ATGGCTTCCGTTTCTGACTGGATTGAAGGCGCTCGCCTGCGCACCCTCCCTGCTGCCGCCGCGCCCGTGATCGTGGGCTCTGCGGCCGCGCACTACCTGGGGGGTTTCAGCGCGGCGCGCGCTGCCCTGGCGCTGCTGGTGGCGCTGGCCCTGCAGGTGGGGGTCAATTACGCGAACGACTATTCGGATGGCATTCGGGGCACGGACGACAACCGCAAGGGGCCCGCGCGCCTGACGGGCGGCGGCCTCGCCAAGCCGAAGACGGTGCTGGCGGCCGCGCTCGGTTCGTTCGCGGTGGCCGGCGTGGCGGGCCTCGCCCTGGTTGCCGTATCGGGTACCTGGTGGCTGATCGCTGCGGGCGCCGCGGCGGTTGTGGCCGCGTGGTTCTACACGGGCGGTAAGCACCCGTATGCGTACTTGGGTATCGGCCTGTCCGAGCTGATGGTCTTCGTGTTCTTCGGTCTCCTCGCGTGCGTGGGCACGGCGTGGACGCAGGTACAGTCGGCTCCGTGGTGGCTGTGGATGAGCGCGTCGGCGCTGGGTCTGCTCTCGGTGGCACTGCTGATGGCCAATAACATCCGAGATATTCCGACGGACCGCGAGTCGGGCAAGATGACAGCCGCCGTGCGCCTGGGCGATCACCCGTCGCGCTGGGCGTTTGCGGCGTGCGCGTGGATTCCCGTCGCGTTGATCGTCGTGCTGGGCGTCGCGGTTGGGCTGCACCCCTTCGCGACGAGCGCGCTGGGCGTGGGCGCGGGAGCGTGGGCGGCCGGCGTGAGCCTCCCGGTCCTCACCGGTGCCTCGCGCCGCGAGCTCATCACGGTGCTGCGCAACACGGGGTTCTTCACCCTGGCGTGGGCGCTGTTGGCTGCACTCGCGTTGCTCCTGTCCTAG
- a CDS encoding MFS transporter yields the protein MRTLRFFISSRSAGPTCRVATVPSQVIRGAASAPAVNLRTVATDGEYADGPARVLLPLLGIYALGTVSLQGFNLVYLRVAQDIGAGDASGLITAIPGIVLGVACFLYGTLGDFIPLRRIVDAGIALIVAGSLLGFVFSSSLVGVVVARALQTLGYQAAASAYMILATAIRDPKKRGLYVGLMCAAFQGGTAIGMLAGGILADINWALLLLIPLAGLACLPIMGRRVPARARAGRVDVVGLAIFSSLALLLTLVAANPRWWLIAGLILGGVLFWRYIGRARAPFITRSFFTNVPWARSISLIVIVYCMNFTVAPLMNGIGAANYGLTPAQVSVRLLPAYCVALATAMTSGAVMARIGRGRTVRACVTLILAGTALIALCMSMGPWVITAAMCFIYAGFGALFTPIYDTVFATVAPGQNGRAVAMNDLAMQGSAAIGIGVFTPMLATGAFRAVALVCVIAAATGIAGDWLHEYLYRRGR from the coding sequence GTGCGCACGCTCCGCTTCTTCATCTCCTCTCGATCGGCAGGTCCCACCTGCCGCGTCGCCACCGTCCCCTCACAGGTCATCCGAGGGGCGGCCTCGGCCCCCGCGGTCAACTTGCGCACTGTCGCCACGGACGGCGAATACGCGGACGGGCCGGCGCGCGTGCTCCTGCCGCTTCTCGGCATCTACGCGCTCGGGACCGTCTCCCTCCAGGGGTTCAACCTGGTCTACCTGCGCGTCGCCCAGGACATTGGCGCGGGGGATGCCTCCGGCCTCATCACGGCGATCCCCGGCATCGTCCTCGGCGTCGCCTGCTTCCTGTACGGAACCCTCGGTGACTTCATTCCGCTGCGCCGCATCGTCGATGCGGGGATCGCGCTGATCGTCGCGGGCTCCCTGCTCGGCTTCGTCTTCTCCTCGTCACTGGTCGGCGTCGTCGTCGCCCGAGCGCTCCAAACCCTCGGATACCAGGCCGCTGCCTCCGCGTACATGATCCTGGCGACAGCCATCCGTGACCCGAAGAAACGAGGCCTCTACGTCGGCCTCATGTGCGCGGCCTTCCAGGGCGGCACGGCGATCGGCATGCTGGCCGGAGGCATCCTCGCCGACATCAACTGGGCTCTGCTCCTCCTCATTCCCCTGGCCGGCCTCGCCTGCCTGCCGATCATGGGGCGTCGTGTCCCCGCGCGTGCCCGCGCCGGGCGTGTCGACGTCGTCGGCCTCGCGATCTTCTCCTCCCTGGCCCTGCTGCTCACCCTGGTCGCCGCGAACCCGCGCTGGTGGCTCATTGCGGGCCTCATCCTCGGCGGGGTCCTCTTCTGGCGCTACATCGGGCGTGCGCGCGCCCCCTTCATCACGCGTTCCTTCTTCACGAACGTGCCGTGGGCGCGCTCGATCAGCCTCATCGTGATTGTCTACTGCATGAACTTCACGGTTGCGCCCCTCATGAACGGAATCGGCGCAGCCAACTACGGGCTCACGCCCGCCCAGGTGTCCGTGCGCCTCCTGCCCGCCTACTGCGTCGCCCTGGCCACCGCCATGACGTCGGGTGCCGTGATGGCTCGCATCGGGCGCGGGCGGACCGTGCGCGCATGCGTGACCCTCATCCTCGCGGGTACCGCCCTCATTGCGCTGTGCATGAGCATGGGCCCGTGGGTGATCACCGCCGCCATGTGCTTCATCTACGCGGGCTTTGGTGCCCTGTTCACGCCCATCTACGACACGGTCTTCGCGACCGTCGCCCCCGGGCAGAACGGGCGTGCTGTCGCCATGAACGACCTCGCCATGCAGGGCAGCGCCGCGATCGGCATTGGCGTGTTCACGCCGATGCTCGCGACGGGCGCCTTCCGGGCCGTCGCTCTCGTCTGCGTCATCGCAGCAGCGACCGGCATCGCGGGTGACTGGCTGCACGAGTACCTGTACCGCCGGGGGCGCTGA